One Bifidobacterium angulatum DSM 20098 = JCM 7096 DNA window includes the following coding sequences:
- a CDS encoding LacI family DNA-binding transcriptional regulator, protein MTDTKRKGKAPTIKDIATIVGVSIATVSRVLNEDATMSVNENTRKKIFATAEQLGYKKHRKAGGKAKKQRRVVVVQWYTERQELQDLYYYSIRIGIERRLEELGYAITRVFNDSSHADFEDADGIIAVGKFSSEQVRTLGKLNKHIVFVDSDTLNAGFTCIMPDFINSVTSVVDHFLRHKQTNIGMIAGEEYTADKSSKLADRRYYTFRNYLTEWKLYNPANMYVGNFTTSDGYRLMKQAIKDHPRDLPQAFFIANDSLAIGALRALQEAGIKVPEQVSLISFNDTAIAKQVFPQLSAVTVYTEQMGSAAAEILDKELNNRGISPVPFMLKFATKLTLRGTSIN, encoded by the coding sequence ATGACGGATACCAAGCGGAAGGGCAAAGCCCCCACCATCAAAGACATCGCCACCATCGTCGGAGTCTCCATCGCCACCGTATCCCGTGTGCTCAATGAAGACGCGACCATGTCGGTCAACGAGAACACCCGCAAGAAGATCTTCGCCACCGCCGAACAGCTCGGCTACAAAAAGCACCGCAAAGCCGGCGGGAAAGCCAAGAAGCAACGCCGCGTCGTTGTCGTCCAGTGGTACACCGAACGCCAGGAGCTGCAGGATCTCTACTACTATTCCATCCGCATCGGCATCGAACGTCGGCTCGAAGAGCTCGGCTACGCCATCACACGCGTGTTCAACGATTCGTCCCACGCCGATTTCGAAGACGCCGACGGCATCATCGCCGTCGGTAAGTTCAGCTCCGAACAGGTGCGCACACTCGGCAAGCTGAACAAGCACATCGTGTTCGTCGACAGCGACACCCTGAACGCTGGATTCACCTGCATCATGCCTGACTTCATCAATTCCGTCACCAGCGTGGTCGACCACTTCCTACGCCATAAGCAAACCAATATCGGCATGATCGCCGGCGAGGAGTATACGGCCGACAAATCCTCCAAGCTTGCCGACCGACGCTACTACACGTTCCGCAACTATCTGACCGAATGGAAGCTGTACAACCCGGCGAATATGTACGTCGGCAACTTCACCACCAGCGACGGCTACCGGCTGATGAAACAGGCCATCAAGGACCATCCGCGCGACCTGCCGCAGGCGTTCTTCATCGCCAACGATTCACTGGCCATCGGCGCGCTGCGGGCGCTGCAGGAAGCCGGCATCAAGGTGCCCGAGCAGGTAAGCCTCATCTCGTTCAACGACACCGCCATCGCCAAGCAGGTATTCCCGCAGCTCAGCGCCGTCACGGTGTACACCGAGCAGATGGGCAGCGCCGCCGCGGAAATCCTCGACAAGGAACTTAACAACAGGGGCATCTCCCCCGTTCCGTTCATGCTGAAATTCGCCACCAAACTCACCCTGCGCGGCACCAGCATCAACTAA
- a CDS encoding galactokinase, with protein sequence MDTAELNVKFQEVFGAQPDATFFSPGRINLIGEHTDYNGGHVFPAAITLGTYGAARKRDDNKLRFYSANFEEVGIVESRLDELVYKKEDNWTNYAKGVLKFLGEEGHAITSGMDVFVYGNIPNGSGLSSSASLELLIGIIAQELFDLKLERVDLVKIGKRTENEFIGVNSGIMDQFAIGMGAENKAIYLDTNTLVYDLVPLDLGDNVIVIMNTNKRRELADSKYNERRAECEKAVEELNAKLNIKTLGELDEASFDEYAYLIKDGNRIRRARHAVSENQRTLKARKALESGDLDRFGRLMNASHVSLEQDYEVTGLELDTLVHTAWEQDGVIGARMTGAGFGGCAIAIVNKDKVNAFTKAVGTKYEEVVGYAPAFYIAEIAGGSRVLSRNN encoded by the coding sequence ATGGACACTGCCGAACTGAACGTTAAATTCCAGGAAGTCTTTGGCGCACAGCCTGATGCCACATTCTTCTCCCCGGGCCGCATCAATCTGATCGGCGAGCACACCGACTACAACGGCGGTCACGTGTTCCCCGCCGCGATCACCCTGGGTACCTACGGCGCGGCCCGCAAGCGCGATGACAACAAGCTGCGCTTCTATTCCGCCAACTTCGAAGAGGTCGGCATCGTCGAATCCCGTCTCGACGAGCTGGTCTACAAGAAGGAAGACAACTGGACTAACTACGCCAAGGGCGTGCTGAAGTTCCTCGGCGAAGAAGGCCACGCCATCACCAGCGGCATGGACGTGTTCGTCTACGGCAACATCCCGAACGGCTCCGGCCTGAGCTCCTCCGCATCGCTGGAACTGCTCATCGGCATCATCGCGCAGGAACTGTTCGACCTGAAGCTGGAACGCGTCGACCTGGTCAAGATCGGCAAGCGCACCGAGAACGAGTTCATCGGCGTCAACTCCGGCATCATGGATCAGTTCGCCATTGGCATGGGCGCCGAGAACAAGGCGATCTACCTGGACACCAACACGCTGGTCTACGACCTGGTGCCGCTGGACCTGGGCGACAACGTCATCGTCATCATGAACACCAACAAGCGCCGCGAATTGGCCGACTCCAAGTACAACGAGCGTCGCGCCGAATGCGAGAAGGCCGTTGAGGAGCTCAACGCCAAGCTCAACATCAAGACGCTGGGCGAGCTGGACGAGGCAAGCTTCGACGAGTACGCCTACCTCATCAAGGACGGCAACCGCATTCGCCGCGCCCGCCATGCCGTTTCGGAGAACCAGCGCACGCTGAAGGCCCGTAAGGCGCTGGAATCCGGCGATCTCGACCGTTTCGGCCGTTTGATGAACGCCTCCCACGTCTCGCTGGAGCAGGACTACGAAGTCACCGGTCTTGAGCTGGACACCCTGGTGCACACCGCCTGGGAGCAGGACGGTGTGATCGGCGCCCGTATGACCGGCGCCGGCTTCGGCGGCTGCGCCATCGCCATCGTGAACAAAGACAAGGTCAACGCGTTCACCAAGGCCGTCGGCACCAAGTACGAGGAAGTCGTCGGCTACGCCCCGGCCTTCTACATCGCCGAGATCGCAGGCGGCTCCCGCGTGCTGTCCCGCAACAACTGA
- the galT gene encoding UDP-glucose--hexose-1-phosphate uridylyltransferase, with amino-acid sequence MAQGLVDEFVSQVIANSDYEEVDRVYLTNRVMAIVGEDGADAPATADANDIVDLKEELADLAARNGKVGDTAAEKDTVGAQLMDFITPAPSVVNRTFWSTYEQDPAKAIADFYAMSKRNDYVKTKAIAKNIYFPVPTEYGDIEITINLSKPEKDPKAIAAAKNAKTSSYPKCQLCIENEGYQGRINHPARANHRVVRFDMDGEGWGFQYSPYAYFNEHCIFFYGKHEPMKISKETFHRLLGIVEQFPGYFAGSNADLPIVGGSILAHEHYQGGRHTFAMEKAPVETEFTFDGFEGVKAGIVKWPMSVIRLAGKNCDEMVELASKILDAWRSYSDPDAQVLAESNGEPHHTITPIARRKGDEYELDLVLRDNQTSEEFPDGIYHPHPDVQHIKKENIGLIEVMGLAILPPRLQKELAEVEKFVLGRDNDIAEYHRAWAEEIKRSHPEATEDTVTGIVQDAVGKVFSRVLEDAGVYKRTPEGKAAFMKFVQTLGTKEK; translated from the coding sequence ATGGCACAAGGGTTGGTGGACGAATTCGTCAGCCAGGTGATCGCCAACAGCGATTACGAGGAAGTCGATCGCGTATATCTCACGAATCGCGTTATGGCGATCGTCGGCGAGGACGGTGCCGACGCGCCAGCTACCGCCGATGCCAACGACATCGTCGATCTGAAGGAAGAGCTTGCCGATCTGGCCGCACGCAACGGCAAGGTCGGCGACACCGCGGCGGAGAAGGACACCGTCGGCGCCCAGCTGATGGACTTCATCACCCCGGCCCCAAGCGTGGTGAACCGCACCTTCTGGAGCACCTACGAGCAGGACCCGGCCAAGGCCATCGCCGACTTCTACGCGATGAGCAAGCGCAACGATTACGTCAAGACCAAGGCCATCGCCAAGAACATCTACTTCCCGGTGCCCACCGAATACGGCGACATCGAAATCACCATCAATCTGTCCAAGCCGGAAAAGGACCCGAAGGCCATTGCCGCCGCCAAGAACGCGAAGACCTCCAGCTACCCCAAGTGCCAGCTGTGCATCGAGAACGAAGGCTACCAGGGCCGCATCAACCACCCGGCGCGTGCGAACCACCGCGTGGTGCGTTTCGACATGGACGGCGAAGGCTGGGGCTTCCAGTACTCCCCGTACGCCTACTTCAACGAGCACTGCATCTTCTTCTACGGCAAGCATGAGCCGATGAAGATCAGCAAGGAGACCTTCCACCGCCTGCTCGGCATCGTTGAACAGTTCCCCGGCTACTTCGCCGGCTCCAACGCCGACCTGCCGATCGTCGGCGGATCCATCCTCGCCCATGAGCATTACCAGGGCGGCCGCCACACCTTCGCCATGGAGAAGGCCCCGGTCGAGACGGAATTCACCTTCGACGGCTTCGAAGGCGTGAAGGCCGGCATCGTCAAGTGGCCGATGTCCGTGATTCGACTGGCAGGCAAGAACTGCGATGAGATGGTCGAGCTGGCCTCCAAGATCCTCGACGCATGGCGTTCATACTCCGACCCCGATGCGCAGGTGCTCGCCGAATCCAACGGCGAACCGCACCACACCATCACGCCGATCGCACGCAGGAAGGGCGACGAATACGAGCTCGACCTGGTGCTGCGCGACAATCAGACCTCCGAGGAGTTCCCCGACGGCATCTACCACCCGCACCCGGATGTGCAACACATCAAGAAGGAGAACATCGGCCTGATCGAGGTCATGGGTCTGGCCATCCTTCCGCCGCGCCTGCAGAAGGAGCTCGCCGAGGTCGAAAAGTTCGTGCTCGGCCGCGACAACGACATTGCCGAGTATCATCGTGCATGGGCGGAAGAAATCAAGCGGTCTCATCCCGAAGCGACGGAAGACACCGTCACCGGCATCGTCCAGGATGCCGTGGGCAAGGTCTTCAGCCGCGTGCTGGAAGACGCGGGTGTGTACAAGCGCACCCCTGAAGGCAAGGCCGCGTTCATGAAGTTTGTTCAAACCCTC